The Mucilaginibacter mallensis genome has a segment encoding these proteins:
- a CDS encoding trans-sulfuration enzyme family protein has product MMDLSFILNELGEERDNYFNAVSPPIIQSSNFSFNTVTEMRNAMLDEFDTNLYSRGQNPTLTILRKKLAALDGAEDALLFTSGIGAISVPLLTLLKTGDHIIAIENPYSWTAKLFNDFLPKFGITTTFINGCDFDNFEKAVQPQTRLIYLESPNSYSYELQDIKRVADFAKARGIMTMIDNSYSTALFQQPIAMGIDLVAQSATKYIGGHSDVVAGVLTGSTTLIKQIFEHEFMNLGPAISPNSAWLLLRGLRTLPLRLQRSFESTKIITEWLSKHPAVQQVIWPFSADFPQSALAHQQMLGCSGLFSFTLKDSTFAKIEQFCDQLSHILIAVSWGGYESLILPVIASVKKQQYDLDNKQHQLIRMYIGLEDPDYLIKDMQQAFDHIA; this is encoded by the coding sequence ATGATGGACCTTTCATTTATACTTAATGAGCTTGGCGAAGAAAGAGATAACTATTTCAACGCAGTATCGCCGCCAATAATACAATCCAGCAATTTCAGCTTTAATACAGTAACGGAGATGCGCAATGCTATGTTAGATGAATTTGACACCAATTTATATTCAAGGGGCCAAAATCCAACGCTTACTATACTCAGGAAAAAACTGGCTGCTTTAGATGGTGCTGAGGATGCGTTACTGTTCACCAGTGGTATTGGGGCAATAAGCGTTCCCTTACTTACTTTATTAAAAACCGGTGATCACATTATTGCAATTGAAAACCCCTACAGCTGGACAGCCAAACTTTTTAATGATTTTTTGCCCAAATTTGGTATCACTACAACATTTATAAACGGGTGCGACTTTGATAATTTTGAAAAGGCTGTTCAACCACAAACCCGGCTTATTTACCTGGAAAGCCCCAACTCTTATAGCTATGAATTGCAGGATATAAAAAGAGTTGCTGATTTTGCGAAAGCCAGGGGCATTATGACGATGATCGATAACAGCTATAGTACAGCTTTATTTCAGCAGCCTATAGCCATGGGTATTGACCTGGTAGCGCAATCAGCCACAAAATACATTGGTGGGCATTCAGATGTAGTTGCCGGGGTACTTACCGGTAGCACAACACTTATTAAACAGATTTTCGAACACGAATTCATGAATTTAGGGCCTGCCATATCCCCTAATTCAGCATGGTTACTATTGAGAGGATTAAGGACACTACCGTTGCGTTTGCAACGAAGCTTTGAAAGCACAAAGATAATTACCGAATGGTTAAGCAAACATCCGGCTGTTCAACAGGTCATCTGGCCATTCAGCGCCGATTTTCCACAATCGGCACTAGCCCACCAACAAATGCTGGGTTGTAGCGGGTTATTCAGCTTTACACTAAAAGACAGCACATTTGCTAAAATTGAGCAATTTTGTGATCAGTTATCCCATATATTGATAGCTGTATCATGGGGTGGATACGAAAGTCTGATACTCCCTGTTATTGCATCGGTAAAAAAGCAGCAGTATGATTTGGATAACAAACAGCATCAGCTCATCAGAATGTACATTGGACTGGAAGATCCTGACTATTTGATTAAAGATATGCAGCAAGCTTTTGATCATATCGCCTGA
- a CDS encoding APC family permease has translation MSITPKLNRFDLSMIVISLVIGMGIFETPAQVALNVSNPYLYFGAWIFGGAISLCGALTFAEIGARYPTTGGFYKVFSHCFHPAFAFMINWIVVISNAASVAAVALIGAEYLNPLLLPPHLQHTIGIKLISMTSVLILYGNNLFGIKMSSRAQNVFTVFKIGLILVLCTSIFKSNSLVVVNMVNTPLVQDNISGFGMSLVAVFFTYGGYQQTINFGGDSINAKRNIPKAIFIGMITVIFLYLLINFAYFRAWGLEGLRHKPALAATLASAIFGDVGYKVTSLLMFISVMAFINVNIMSNPRVYYAMAEDGILPQKFKQVNQKTQVQVFGLSFFVVSVIFVLLFVNSFQKILNYVMFFDTIGLSTAAASIFILRKKTRHLDKTGIYTIKWYPAIPILFITTYWFVTITIFIKNPMAAFICLCAFIVGLIIYFTTKANKSPINPS, from the coding sequence ATGAGCATTACTCCTAAACTCAACCGTTTCGATCTATCCATGATTGTCATCAGCCTGGTTATAGGCATGGGTATTTTTGAAACACCAGCACAGGTGGCGCTCAATGTTAGCAACCCCTACCTGTATTTTGGTGCCTGGATTTTTGGAGGAGCCATCAGCTTATGCGGGGCACTTACTTTTGCTGAAATTGGTGCCCGCTACCCTACTACCGGCGGTTTTTATAAGGTTTTCTCGCATTGCTTTCATCCGGCCTTCGCCTTCATGATTAATTGGATAGTTGTGATCAGTAACGCAGCATCGGTAGCCGCAGTGGCCCTTATCGGTGCCGAATACCTAAACCCCTTGCTCCTGCCGCCGCATCTGCAACATACCATAGGTATTAAACTCATATCTATGACTTCAGTACTTATTCTTTATGGCAATAATTTATTCGGCATAAAAATGAGCTCACGGGCACAAAATGTATTTACAGTTTTTAAAATTGGATTGATACTGGTTTTGTGTACCAGTATATTTAAAAGCAATTCACTGGTGGTTGTAAATATGGTAAATACCCCATTGGTGCAAGATAACATAAGCGGTTTTGGTATGAGCCTGGTAGCTGTATTTTTTACTTATGGTGGCTATCAGCAAACTATAAACTTTGGGGGTGATAGCATCAACGCTAAAAGAAATATACCTAAAGCCATATTTATCGGTATGATCACGGTTATATTTCTGTACCTGCTCATCAATTTTGCTTATTTCAGGGCATGGGGGCTTGAAGGATTAAGGCATAAGCCCGCACTGGCGGCCACACTGGCAAGCGCCATTTTTGGCGATGTGGGATATAAGGTAACTTCCTTACTGATGTTTATTTCGGTAATGGCATTTATCAATGTAAATATCATGTCGAATCCAAGGGTATATTATGCCATGGCAGAAGATGGCATATTGCCTCAAAAATTCAAACAGGTTAATCAAAAGACTCAGGTACAGGTATTTGGCTTAAGCTTTTTTGTGGTAAGTGTAATATTTGTATTACTATTTGTTAACTCGTTTCAGAAAATCCTAAATTACGTGATGTTCTTTGATACCATCGGATTATCCACCGCGGCGGCATCCATCTTTATCTTACGAAAAAAGACCAGGCACCTGGATAAAACAGGTATTTATACCATTAAATGGTACCCGGCAATCCCTATTTTATTTATTACTACTTACTGGTTTGTTACCATAACTATTTTTATTAAAAACCCGATGGCCGCTTTCATATGCCTGTGTGCATTCATTGTCGGCCTGATCATATATTTTACTACTAAAGCCAATAAAAGCCCAATTAACCCCTCATGA
- a CDS encoding LacI family DNA-binding transcriptional regulator: MIKRKISIKDIAKLTGTSITTVSFVLNGKGRISKEISQKILEVAHNEGYEPNRMAVGLRTGVSKVIGLIVETIGGPFFGAMARVIEEVAEKAGYGVIYCSTNNNIQKGRDAIKMLQQQLVDGYIITPMKGLETEIQSLVENGKPVVLIDGYFPGHDIPHVLVDNYNSTYMAINFLIESGYRNIGFVTADLDLVQLQDRMQGYKDALKANDITEKAKLIYKLPFDTENKKAIAAIKTFIKQNPQMDAVFFTTNYLGIAGLQSINELNVNIPDDLAIISFDDNEIFTLYPPGITTIKQPTYEIAKSAIDVLLAQMTNDKYDISTIKLQIPAQLIERGSTIAKSTV; this comes from the coding sequence ATGATTAAAAGGAAAATTTCAATTAAGGACATTGCAAAACTTACTGGTACCTCTATTACCACTGTATCTTTTGTATTAAATGGTAAGGGGCGTATCAGTAAGGAAATTTCTCAAAAGATATTAGAAGTAGCCCATAATGAAGGTTATGAACCTAACAGGATGGCTGTGGGATTGCGTACAGGTGTATCCAAAGTTATTGGCTTAATAGTGGAAACCATAGGAGGGCCATTTTTCGGGGCCATGGCACGTGTGATTGAGGAGGTGGCCGAAAAAGCAGGTTACGGTGTTATATATTGCAGTACTAATAATAATATACAAAAGGGGAGGGATGCGATTAAGATGCTGCAACAGCAATTAGTTGATGGCTATATAATTACCCCTATGAAGGGCCTGGAAACCGAAATTCAATCCCTTGTTGAAAATGGCAAGCCGGTAGTGCTTATAGATGGCTATTTCCCCGGGCATGATATTCCGCATGTGTTGGTTGATAATTATAACAGCACCTATATGGCCATTAATTTTCTTATCGAATCAGGCTACAGAAATATTGGTTTTGTAACTGCTGATCTGGATCTGGTACAATTGCAAGACCGTATGCAGGGATATAAGGATGCTTTAAAGGCAAATGATATTACAGAGAAGGCTAAACTGATATACAAACTGCCATTTGATACGGAGAATAAAAAGGCAATAGCTGCTATAAAAACATTTATTAAACAAAACCCCCAGATGGATGCGGTATTTTTTACCACCAATTATCTTGGTATTGCCGGGTTACAGAGTATAAACGAGCTTAATGTGAATATTCCTGATGATTTGGCGATAATAAGTTTTGATGATAACGAAATTTTTACCCTTTACCCTCCCGGCATAACCACTATTAAGCAACCTACCTATGAAATTGCAAAGTCGGCAATTGATGTACTGCTAGCTCAGATGACTAACGATAAATACGATATCTCCACAATAAAATTGCAGATCCCGGCGCAGCTAATTGAGCGCGGATCGACCATAGCAAAAAGTACCGTATAG